Proteins found in one Primulina eburnea isolate SZY01 chromosome 16, ASM2296580v1, whole genome shotgun sequence genomic segment:
- the LOC140816792 gene encoding heavy metal-associated isoprenylated plant protein 31-like isoform X1 — protein sequence MSMVEVRVPNLDCEGCATKLRKSLFKLKGVDAVDVEMELQKITVSGYGLEEKKVLKAIKRAGKAAEPWPYPGYSYFSSFYKYPSHIVNHYYETSRNVVSPNVHTFFHTPAVYSVAVASDEAVASMFSDDNPHACSIM from the exons ATGGTGGAGGTTAGAGTTCCTAACTTGGACTGTGAAGGGTGTGCTACAAAGCTTAGAAAATCCCTATTCAAGCTTAAAG GTGTGGATGCGGTAGATGTAGAAATGGAGTTGCAAAAGATCACCGTTAGTGGCTATGGATTAGAGGAGAAGAAGGTCCTCAAGGCCATCAAACGTGCCGGAAAAGCGGCGGAGCCGTGGCCATATCCGGGATACTCATATTTTTCCTCATTTTACAAATACCCATCTCACATTGTCAACCATTACTATGAAACATCACGAAATGTTGTCTCACCAAACGTGCACACGTTCTTCCACACGCCGGCGGTGTACTCGGTGGCTGTGGCTTCGGATGAGGCGGTTGCGTCGATGTTCAGTGATGATAATCCACATGCTTGTTCTATCATGTGA
- the LOC140816792 gene encoding heavy metal-associated isoprenylated plant protein 31-like isoform X2, with protein sequence MVEVRVPNLDCEGCATKLRKSLFKLKGVDAVDVEMELQKITVSGYGLEEKKVLKAIKRAGKAAEPWPYPGYSYFSSFYKYPSHIVNHYYETSRNVVSPNVHTFFHTPAVYSVAVASDEAVASMFSDDNPHACSIM encoded by the exons ATGGTGGAGGTTAGAGTTCCTAACTTGGACTGTGAAGGGTGTGCTACAAAGCTTAGAAAATCCCTATTCAAGCTTAAAG GTGTGGATGCGGTAGATGTAGAAATGGAGTTGCAAAAGATCACCGTTAGTGGCTATGGATTAGAGGAGAAGAAGGTCCTCAAGGCCATCAAACGTGCCGGAAAAGCGGCGGAGCCGTGGCCATATCCGGGATACTCATATTTTTCCTCATTTTACAAATACCCATCTCACATTGTCAACCATTACTATGAAACATCACGAAATGTTGTCTCACCAAACGTGCACACGTTCTTCCACACGCCGGCGGTGTACTCGGTGGCTGTGGCTTCGGATGAGGCGGTTGCGTCGATGTTCAGTGATGATAATCCACATGCTTGTTCTATCATGTGA